CGCCCGGTGCCCCCGGACCTCGCCGGGGTTCAGGAGGAGGTGCAGGACGAGGAGGTGCAGGACACGGCCCCCGCCTCCCCGGCCAGCGGGGAGCAGCAACCGGTTGATGCGGGGCAGCCCGCCCCGACGCCACCCCGGCCCGTGGTGACCGTTCCCCCGGCCGCTCCCCCAGCCGCCACCCCGGCCTCTCCCCTGCTGGCGGGCCTGAACCGGGTGCGGGCGCGTGCCGGGCTGCCCGCCGTGCGGTTCGAGGCGGCGTGGCAGGCGGGCTGCGCGGGGCACGCGCGGTACCTCGTGCGGGAGAACCGCGCCGAGCACCGTCAGGACCCCGCCAGTCCGTTCCGGTCGGCAGCGGGCGAGGCGTGCGCGCCCGGCCATTACTTCGTGTCCAGCCGCGCGGACTCGGGGCCTGAGCGGGCGCTGACGTACTGGGTGGGCGGCGCGTTTCACCTGCCGCAGCTGATCGATCCGCGGCTGACGCGCGTGGCGGCGGGCGTGGCGCACGACGCGGCCGGGGGGTTCCAGTCGGCGGTGGTGCTGGACGTCCGGCGCGGCCTGACGGGCGCGGCGCGCTACCCGGTGCGGTACCCGGCGCCCGGTCAGGCGGCGCCCAGCCTGCGGGCCGCGACGGGCGAGTGGCCGGACGCGCTGGCCGGATGCCCCATGGTGGCGGCGCGGGGGGCGCCGGTGGCGCTGCTGCTCGGCCCAGGCCGGGCGGGCGAGGTGAGTGGCGTGACGCTGCGCGTGAACGGGCAGGCGGTGGGCGCGTGCCTGCTGACGGCGGACTCGTTCACCGGGGCGAACGAGTCCGAGACGCGGGTGGGCCGCACCGTCCTGGCCGCGCAGGGGGGCGCGCTGGCCCTGCCGGACGCGCCGCTGCCCGCCGGGGCGAACGTGCAGGTGCGCTTCGCAACGGCGCGCGGTCCGGTGACGTGGACGTTCCGCACGCAGCCGTGACCCGCAGGAGACCGTGACGTGCGGGTCAGGGGGTACACTCCTGAATGGCGAGCACGCCCCTCGCGCCCACCTGATCTCGGTGGGACCGCGAAACGGAGACCCCATGAACATCACCCAGGACAAGGTTGTCGAACTCGACTACAAACTCACCGTGAACGGCGAGGTCATCGATCAGAGCGAACCCGGCGAACCGCTGGTGTACCTGCAGGGCCACAGCAA
This region of Deinococcus sp. JMULE3 genomic DNA includes:
- a CDS encoding CAP domain-containing protein, which encodes MVGWRRALWAILGGAALFALGLTGIWLAGWWPGQQAGQRTALPPAPRVEGQAPSIPPPEVPAEPVVEVTPVPPAPVTAPGALRPVPPDLAGVQEEVQDEEVQDTAPASPASGEQQPVDAGQPAPTPPRPVVTVPPAAPPAATPASPLLAGLNRVRARAGLPAVRFEAAWQAGCAGHARYLVRENRAEHRQDPASPFRSAAGEACAPGHYFVSSRADSGPERALTYWVGGAFHLPQLIDPRLTRVAAGVAHDAAGGFQSAVVLDVRRGLTGAARYPVRYPAPGQAAPSLRAATGEWPDALAGCPMVAARGAPVALLLGPGRAGEVSGVTLRVNGQAVGACLLTADSFTGANESETRVGRTVLAAQGGALALPDAPLPAGANVQVRFATARGPVTWTFRTQP